From Pseudoalteromonas viridis, the proteins below share one genomic window:
- a CDS encoding antibiotic biosynthesis monooxygenase family protein, with amino-acid sequence MFRVIYQWQVPTDNMTAFKAVWQTTTDTIHASVDGALGSFMLQSAEQPGKVLTIAKWRSREDWLHFWGNSNPQAMQRMRELAKRISVETFEEIEDRTR; translated from the coding sequence ATGTTCAGGGTTATTTACCAGTGGCAGGTGCCCACTGACAACATGACCGCCTTTAAAGCGGTATGGCAAACCACGACCGATACAATCCATGCGTCGGTTGACGGAGCATTGGGCAGCTTTATGCTGCAAAGCGCCGAGCAGCCTGGCAAAGTGCTGACCATCGCTAAATGGCGCTCACGCGAGGACTGGCTGCACTTTTGGGGCAATAGCAATCCGCAAGCAATGCAACGCATGCGCGAACTTGCTAAGCGCATTTCGGTTGAAACCTTCGAAGAAATAGAAGACAGAACCCGATAG
- a CDS encoding LysE family translocator yields the protein MDLHSLLLFVFACLAINMIPGPDVIYIISNTLKGKFASGMKASLGLGAGYVVHTLAACLGLSAIILSSALAFNIIKWIGAAYLVYLGVQSLLSMWRGHSKLVVTEDAKANKNIFIQGMIVSVLNPKVALFFLSFLPQFVDPSAPSVSVHLLALGLLFSALATVCNILYASIGNQLLRRSSSALYSRALDGVAGTLLIGLAGKIMTSER from the coding sequence ATGGACTTACACTCACTTTTACTATTTGTGTTCGCCTGCCTGGCAATCAACATGATCCCAGGTCCGGATGTCATCTATATCATCTCAAATACGCTAAAAGGGAAATTCGCCAGTGGTATGAAAGCGTCTTTAGGCCTCGGTGCTGGCTATGTTGTGCATACCCTTGCAGCCTGCTTGGGGTTATCCGCAATCATTCTTAGCTCAGCATTAGCCTTTAATATCATCAAATGGATAGGTGCTGCTTATTTGGTGTACCTGGGTGTACAATCATTACTTAGTATGTGGCGTGGACACAGCAAACTGGTCGTAACTGAGGACGCCAAAGCAAACAAAAACATCTTTATTCAAGGCATGATTGTAAGCGTATTAAATCCAAAAGTGGCGCTGTTTTTTCTTTCATTTTTACCTCAGTTTGTTGATCCATCTGCTCCCTCTGTATCTGTCCATTTACTTGCACTGGGCCTGTTGTTCAGTGCTTTAGCTACAGTGTGCAACATACTCTATGCCTCAATTGGCAATCAGTTATTAAGGCGCTCATCCTCTGCCCTGTATTCACGAGCACTCGATGGTGTTGCCGGCACTTTGCTTATCGGCTTGGCTGGCAAAATTATGACCAGCGAGCGTTAG
- a CDS encoding VOC family protein, with protein sequence MQLNNPVRYFEIPVADLERATAFYHSLFGFEFEHAVIDGHDMALFPSHDNAAGITGALVKGDSYVPSKAGARLYFHTEDIDATLLKVLSLGGKVLYPKTSIGGFGWVAEFEDSEGNCIALHEE encoded by the coding sequence ATGCAGCTTAACAACCCAGTTAGATATTTTGAAATCCCGGTGGCTGACTTAGAGCGTGCCACCGCCTTTTATCATTCTCTATTTGGCTTCGAATTTGAGCACGCAGTGATAGATGGGCATGATATGGCGCTCTTCCCTTCACATGATAATGCTGCGGGGATCACCGGAGCACTGGTGAAAGGAGACAGCTATGTGCCGTCTAAAGCTGGTGCAAGGCTATATTTTCATACCGAAGACATAGACGCCACATTACTCAAGGTTTTGTCATTGGGTGGAAAAGTCCTGTATCCAAAAACATCGATCGGCGGGTTCGGCTGGGTTGCTGAGTTTGAAGACTCAGAGGGAAACTGTATTGCCCTGCATGAAGAATAG